From a region of the Corallococcus coralloides DSM 2259 genome:
- a CDS encoding bactofilin family protein gives MANTIIGSSIVIDGEISGDEDLVIQGTVKGKISLKESLYVEGSGVVEADIETQNVEIAGRVTGNIAATDKVELKTDCRVVGDIKAPRILIADGASFKGNVDMDMKER, from the coding sequence ATGGCGAATACGATCATTGGCTCGAGCATCGTCATCGACGGGGAGATCTCCGGGGACGAGGACCTGGTCATCCAGGGCACCGTGAAGGGGAAGATCTCCCTCAAGGAGAGCCTCTACGTGGAGGGCTCGGGCGTCGTCGAGGCGGACATCGAGACGCAGAACGTGGAGATCGCCGGCCGAGTGACGGGCAACATCGCCGCCACCGACAAGGTCGAGCTGAAGACGGACTGCCGCGTGGTGGGCGACATCAAGGCCCCGCGCATCCTCATCGCCGACGGTGCCTCCTTCAAGGGCAACGTCGACATGGACATGAAGGAGCGCTGA
- the bacN gene encoding bactofilin BacN has product MAQGETGIIGKGIVIRGNLTGGGDLVIEGRVEGQIALKNHLTIEGTGKVQADIRAEELTINGEASGNIDASTRVAINASAKVAGDIKAPRVIIEDGAVFNGSIEMDVKLPDDI; this is encoded by the coding sequence ATGGCACAGGGTGAAACGGGCATCATTGGCAAGGGCATCGTCATCAGGGGCAACCTCACGGGCGGAGGGGACCTGGTCATCGAAGGGCGTGTGGAGGGGCAGATCGCCCTGAAGAACCACCTCACCATCGAAGGCACCGGCAAGGTGCAGGCGGACATCCGCGCCGAGGAACTGACCATCAACGGCGAGGCGAGCGGCAACATCGACGCCTCCACGCGAGTGGCCATCAACGCCTCGGCGAAGGTCGCGGGCGACATCAAGGCCCCGCGGGTCATCATCGAGGACGGCGCCGTGTTCAACGGCTCCATCGAGATGGACGTGAAGTTGCCGGACGACATCTAG
- a CDS encoding alpha/beta hydrolase, which translates to MARHDEGFFTGKDNTRLFWTLDLPDAAPRAHVAIVHGYGDHIGRYRPVIDALVQDGFAVHGFDYRGHGRADGRRAYAAKWTEFLDDLDGFWQRVRKAAGNEKIFLLAHSHGGLMAAHALAGRLEGLSGAILSAPYLKLAITPPAAKVLAARMVGTLVPWMKVPSGLAPDMLSTDPDIQKAVGADPLYVPFATPRWFVESTAAQAQTLALAPKIQVPLFVLCGQEDGVALPAAARSFFEAAGTADKKFKEYPGMRHEPLNERDRATVFQDISGWISAHL; encoded by the coding sequence ATGGCCCGCCACGACGAAGGCTTCTTCACCGGGAAGGACAACACCCGGCTGTTCTGGACGCTCGACCTGCCGGACGCGGCTCCCCGCGCGCACGTCGCCATCGTCCACGGCTACGGCGACCACATCGGCCGCTACCGCCCCGTCATCGACGCGCTGGTGCAGGACGGCTTCGCCGTGCACGGCTTCGACTACCGGGGCCACGGCCGCGCGGACGGCCGGCGCGCCTACGCCGCGAAGTGGACGGAGTTCCTCGACGACCTGGACGGCTTCTGGCAGCGCGTGCGCAAGGCCGCGGGCAACGAGAAGATCTTCCTGCTCGCCCACAGCCACGGCGGCCTGATGGCCGCGCACGCCCTGGCCGGGAGGCTGGAGGGCCTCTCTGGCGCCATCCTCTCCGCGCCCTACCTCAAGCTGGCCATCACCCCGCCGGCCGCGAAGGTGCTCGCCGCGCGCATGGTGGGCACCCTGGTGCCGTGGATGAAGGTCCCCTCGGGCCTGGCGCCGGACATGCTCAGCACCGACCCGGACATCCAGAAGGCGGTCGGGGCGGACCCGCTGTACGTCCCCTTCGCCACGCCCCGCTGGTTCGTGGAGTCCACGGCGGCCCAGGCCCAGACGCTCGCGCTGGCGCCGAAGATTCAAGTGCCGCTGTTCGTGCTGTGCGGCCAGGAGGACGGGGTGGCGCTGCCGGCGGCGGCGCGGTCCTTCTTCGAGGCGGCGGGGACGGCGGACAAGAAGTTCAAGGAGTACCCCGGCATGCGGCACGAGCCGCTCAACGAGCGGGACCGCGCGACGGTGTTCCAGGACATCTCCGGCTGGATCTCCGCGCATCTCTGA
- a CDS encoding tetratricopeptide repeat protein has protein sequence MRPLPLLSRAAVMCLALAAGGSGAAPARKAPAPHVDREAMREAMDASSRDDEPSASSASYAHYLQARLMHLEGNHRASVDELRLALATDDGNPTLLTQLGEEYARLGDLARAERELRRAVEKAPTHYAAHVLLGRVLLESGRTARAKQHLRRAVALRPREPEAYLVLSQLYLDAKDPDEAVKVVESLAHALPGEASGYRRLGLVLAERGDATRAERLLAKASERDPGDVEVWSTLARLYENSGRPKEAEDALARALEADPDSREVLLSAGRAALKGGSVTRARAYFDRLLSLSASPELAVRVAFSYLASGVPTAAKEVLDAARKDAPDEPRLAYYAGLVAERTRRFSVAAADFAGVPPDSEVFPDARVRQARCLSLAGDHPRALALYRAAMAEAPDDVEVRIGYARALERGGDAARAEGMLREALAGEGGVLAYDALATLLERQGRAPEALALLRDAVAKAPRNQDLQFALATLLERQGDVPGALSRMRAVLALKPDHSAALNFMGYVMAQRGRDLDEAERLVRRALALRPDNGAYVDSLGWVLFQRGDAKKAVEVLERAVELSPDDPAILEHLGDAYLKAGRAPEAVRTWKHTLEVLTLEPEAAEPADQRTTLERKLKALPSTAPGR, from the coding sequence GTGCGCCCGCTCCCGCTCCTCAGCCGTGCCGCCGTGATGTGCCTCGCGCTGGCCGCCGGAGGTTCGGGGGCCGCGCCCGCGAGGAAGGCCCCGGCCCCGCACGTCGACCGCGAGGCGATGCGCGAGGCCATGGACGCGAGCAGCCGCGACGACGAGCCGTCCGCGTCGTCCGCCAGCTACGCGCACTACCTCCAGGCGCGGCTGATGCACCTGGAGGGCAATCACCGGGCCTCGGTGGACGAGCTGCGGCTGGCGCTCGCCACCGACGACGGCAACCCGACCCTGCTCACCCAGTTGGGCGAGGAGTACGCGCGGCTGGGCGACCTGGCGCGCGCCGAGCGTGAGCTGCGCCGGGCCGTGGAGAAGGCCCCCACGCACTACGCCGCCCACGTGCTCCTGGGCCGGGTGTTGCTGGAGTCCGGCCGCACGGCACGCGCGAAGCAGCACCTGCGCCGCGCGGTGGCCCTGCGTCCTCGCGAGCCGGAGGCGTACCTCGTCCTGTCGCAGCTGTACCTGGACGCGAAGGACCCCGACGAGGCGGTGAAGGTGGTGGAGTCGCTGGCCCACGCGCTGCCGGGAGAGGCCTCCGGCTACCGGCGGCTGGGGCTCGTCCTGGCCGAGCGCGGCGACGCGACCCGCGCCGAGCGCCTGCTCGCGAAGGCCTCCGAGCGCGACCCGGGCGATGTGGAGGTGTGGTCCACGCTGGCCCGGCTCTACGAGAACTCCGGCCGGCCGAAGGAGGCGGAGGACGCGCTGGCCCGCGCGCTGGAGGCGGATCCAGACAGCCGAGAGGTGCTGCTGTCCGCGGGCCGTGCCGCGCTGAAGGGCGGGTCGGTGACCCGGGCGCGGGCGTACTTCGACCGACTGCTGTCGCTCTCCGCGTCGCCTGAACTGGCCGTGCGCGTGGCCTTCAGCTACCTGGCCTCCGGAGTGCCGACTGCCGCGAAGGAGGTGCTGGACGCCGCGCGCAAGGACGCGCCGGACGAGCCCCGCCTCGCGTACTACGCCGGCCTCGTCGCGGAGCGCACCCGCCGCTTCTCCGTCGCCGCCGCGGACTTCGCGGGCGTGCCCCCGGACTCGGAGGTGTTCCCCGATGCCCGCGTGCGCCAGGCCCGCTGCCTGTCCCTGGCGGGAGACCACCCGCGCGCGCTGGCGCTCTACCGCGCGGCCATGGCGGAAGCGCCCGACGACGTGGAGGTGCGCATCGGCTACGCCCGGGCGCTGGAGCGCGGCGGGGACGCGGCGAGGGCGGAGGGCATGCTGCGCGAGGCGCTGGCGGGGGAGGGCGGGGTGCTGGCGTACGACGCGCTGGCCACGCTGCTGGAGCGCCAGGGCCGGGCTCCGGAGGCGCTCGCGCTCTTGAGGGACGCCGTCGCGAAGGCGCCGAGGAACCAGGACCTGCAGTTCGCCCTGGCCACGCTGCTGGAGCGCCAGGGCGACGTGCCGGGGGCGCTGTCGCGCATGCGGGCGGTGCTCGCGCTGAAGCCGGACCACTCCGCCGCGCTGAACTTCATGGGCTACGTGATGGCGCAGCGGGGCCGGGACCTGGACGAGGCGGAGCGGCTGGTGCGCCGCGCGCTGGCGCTCCGGCCGGACAACGGGGCCTACGTGGATTCGCTGGGGTGGGTGCTCTTCCAGCGCGGCGACGCGAAGAAAGCCGTGGAGGTCCTGGAGCGCGCGGTGGAGCTGTCCCCGGACGACCCCGCCATCCTGGAGCACCTGGGGGACGCGTACCTCAAGGCGGGCCGAGCCCCGGAGGCCGTCCGGACCTGGAAGCACACGCTGGAGGTGCTGACGCTGGAGCCGGAGGCCGCCGAGCCCGCCGACCAGCGCACCACCCTGGAGCGCAAGTTGAAGGCGCTACCCTCGACCGCGCCGGGCCGCTAA
- a CDS encoding ATP-binding protein has protein sequence MSSEQRGRVLVLAAKAAGDALVERLTASGYQCASTERETGLAEMVDQLQPEVVLLAVTAKRAAELLETVRKTDKLQRLPVLVDQGRARSAEAFKRLAVDDFVRGADELVPRLESALRAWRLKEREERIRMRMGMLLEITQAATSSLELEEILRIAVEKVGQVTGTDRCSVVLVEGSHARTATVVATQEDPSLVQLDIEVARYPELRRALETRQPVLIEEAQRDPLMAEVRTSLLPQGVKSILVQPLICQDDLLGALFLRVSKGEASIGRDEQEFAEAVAGVLANSIRNARLHTAVKKKREDLELAYVERYRELNDANRRLKELNRLKDEIIAVCSHDLRAPLQVLLGHGRLLLEGPLEAQQKQSAEAMIRQGRKILTLVESLLEKGKGEAARLSIEPRVLDVAQLCRDAVAELEILAAEKAVSLRSECPDSLMLIGDEVKLHEVLQNLISNAIQHASDPGVVVVRTQRLSRPDGDAVRVMVSDNGVGIPPDELHLVFDRYRHGPKGTGLGLAICKEFVELHGGEIWAESPADGGCTFVFTLPLAQEAARNPRPQPAPGAAPEQPRVLVVEDEPEIAAVLSEVLRSKYRVEVARDGAEGLAKARASRPDLVVMDVFLPKLDGLDAAMALKSSSDTAHIPVILLSAHQGVADKVRALNLGAVDYMAKPFNAVELLNRTERALKLRQGDKDQQDKTNSLQRRTGSDPVTGLLDRRGLLLRLEQEVARSRRYHRALTLAVLRPDRELEVMPSNMAEVMRKRVRHPDSIAHLGLGVFAVVLPECNADAARTVINRLMPDVEQVTSIEYRAAMADVSQDSDPVEKLLEKLGAPPPEVH, from the coding sequence TTGTCGTCTGAGCAGCGGGGGCGGGTGCTGGTGCTCGCGGCGAAGGCCGCGGGTGACGCGCTGGTGGAGCGGCTCACGGCGAGTGGCTACCAGTGCGCCTCCACGGAACGGGAGACCGGGCTGGCGGAGATGGTGGATCAGCTCCAGCCGGAGGTGGTGCTCCTGGCCGTGACGGCCAAGCGGGCGGCGGAGCTGCTGGAGACGGTGCGCAAGACGGACAAGCTCCAGCGCCTGCCGGTGCTGGTGGATCAGGGCCGCGCGCGCTCGGCGGAGGCCTTCAAGCGGCTGGCGGTGGACGACTTCGTGCGCGGCGCGGATGAGCTGGTGCCCCGGCTGGAGTCCGCCCTGCGCGCCTGGAGGCTCAAGGAGCGCGAGGAGCGCATCCGGATGCGCATGGGGATGCTGCTCGAAATCACCCAGGCGGCCACCAGCTCGCTGGAGCTGGAGGAGATCCTCCGCATCGCGGTGGAGAAGGTCGGCCAGGTGACGGGCACGGACCGCTGCTCCGTGGTGCTGGTGGAGGGCAGCCACGCGCGCACGGCCACGGTCGTCGCGACGCAGGAGGACCCCAGCCTCGTCCAGCTGGACATCGAGGTGGCTCGCTACCCGGAGCTGCGCCGCGCGCTGGAGACGCGGCAGCCCGTCCTGATTGAAGAAGCGCAGCGCGACCCGCTGATGGCGGAGGTGCGCACGTCGCTGTTGCCGCAGGGGGTGAAGTCCATCCTGGTGCAGCCGCTCATCTGCCAGGACGACCTCCTGGGCGCGCTCTTCCTGCGCGTGTCCAAGGGCGAGGCGTCCATCGGGCGCGACGAGCAGGAGTTCGCGGAGGCCGTGGCGGGCGTGCTCGCCAACTCCATCCGCAACGCGCGCCTGCACACGGCGGTGAAGAAGAAGCGCGAGGACCTGGAGCTGGCGTACGTGGAGCGCTACCGCGAGCTCAACGACGCGAACCGCCGCCTGAAGGAGCTCAACCGCCTCAAGGATGAGATCATCGCGGTGTGCAGCCACGACCTGCGCGCGCCGCTCCAGGTGCTCCTGGGACACGGCCGGCTGCTGCTGGAAGGGCCGCTGGAGGCGCAGCAGAAGCAGTCCGCGGAGGCGATGATCCGCCAGGGCCGGAAGATCCTCACCCTGGTCGAGTCCCTGCTGGAGAAGGGCAAGGGCGAGGCGGCGCGCCTCTCCATCGAGCCCCGCGTGCTGGACGTGGCGCAGCTGTGCCGCGACGCCGTGGCGGAGCTGGAGATCCTCGCGGCGGAGAAGGCCGTGTCGCTGCGCTCCGAGTGCCCCGACAGCCTGATGCTGATTGGCGACGAGGTGAAGCTGCACGAGGTGCTGCAGAACCTCATCAGCAACGCCATCCAGCACGCCAGCGATCCGGGCGTGGTGGTGGTGCGCACGCAGCGGCTGTCTCGGCCGGACGGCGACGCGGTTCGCGTGATGGTCAGCGACAACGGCGTGGGCATCCCGCCGGACGAACTGCACCTCGTCTTCGACCGCTACCGCCACGGGCCCAAGGGCACGGGGCTGGGGCTGGCCATCTGCAAGGAGTTCGTGGAGCTGCACGGCGGTGAAATCTGGGCGGAGAGCCCGGCCGACGGCGGCTGCACCTTCGTCTTCACGCTGCCCCTGGCGCAGGAGGCCGCGCGCAACCCCCGGCCGCAGCCCGCGCCCGGCGCCGCGCCCGAGCAGCCGCGCGTGCTGGTGGTGGAGGACGAGCCGGAGATCGCGGCGGTGCTGTCGGAGGTGCTGCGCTCGAAGTACCGCGTGGAGGTGGCGCGCGACGGCGCGGAGGGCCTGGCGAAGGCGCGAGCGTCACGGCCGGACCTGGTGGTGATGGACGTGTTCCTGCCCAAGCTGGACGGCCTGGACGCGGCCATGGCGCTCAAGTCCTCGTCGGACACGGCGCACATCCCCGTCATCCTCCTGTCCGCCCACCAGGGCGTGGCCGACAAGGTCCGCGCGCTCAACCTGGGCGCGGTGGACTACATGGCCAAGCCCTTCAACGCGGTGGAGCTGCTCAACCGCACCGAGCGCGCGCTCAAGCTGCGCCAGGGTGACAAGGATCAGCAGGACAAGACGAACTCGCTCCAGCGCCGCACTGGCAGCGACCCCGTGACGGGCCTGCTCGACCGCCGCGGCCTGCTCCTGCGCCTGGAGCAGGAGGTGGCCCGCAGCCGGCGCTACCACCGCGCCCTCACGCTGGCGGTGCTGCGTCCGGACCGCGAGCTGGAGGTGATGCCGTCCAACATGGCGGAGGTGATGCGCAAGCGCGTGCGCCACCCGGACTCCATCGCCCACCTGGGGCTGGGCGTCTTCGCGGTGGTGCTGCCCGAGTGCAACGCGGACGCGGCGCGCACGGTCATCAACCGCCTGATGCCGGACGTGGAGCAGGTGACCTCCATCGAGTACCGGGCCGCCATGGCGGACGTCAGCCAGGACAGCGATCCGGTGGAGAAGCTGCTGGAGAAGCTGGGGGCACCCCCGCCCGAGGTCCACTAG
- a CDS encoding TlyA family RNA methyltransferase, protein MKPKKERLDVLVVERGLAESRTKAQALILAGQVVVADQRVDKPGSLVPVEAELRLKGEVLPYVSRGGLKLKAAMDRFGLDVTGRVGADIGASTGGFTDCLLQHGAVRVHAIDVGYGQLHEKLRVDPRVRSRERVNARYLTDEDLPEKVGVVVIDVSFISLTQVLPSVLPFLSPGGLLIALVKPQFEVGPERVGKGGVVRDPEARQDAIDTVTAFVREHGLTVRGVMDSPVPGPAGNVEALLVADRP, encoded by the coding sequence GTGAAGCCGAAGAAGGAACGCCTGGACGTGCTGGTGGTGGAGCGCGGGCTCGCCGAGTCGCGCACCAAGGCCCAGGCGCTCATCCTCGCCGGCCAGGTGGTGGTGGCGGATCAGCGCGTGGACAAGCCCGGCTCCCTGGTCCCCGTGGAGGCCGAGCTGCGCCTCAAGGGCGAGGTGCTGCCGTACGTGTCGCGCGGCGGCCTCAAGCTGAAGGCGGCCATGGACCGCTTCGGCCTGGACGTGACGGGCCGCGTGGGCGCGGACATCGGCGCCAGCACCGGCGGCTTCACCGACTGCCTGCTCCAGCACGGCGCGGTGCGGGTGCACGCCATCGACGTGGGCTACGGCCAGCTGCACGAAAAGCTGCGCGTGGACCCCCGCGTGCGCTCCCGCGAGCGGGTCAACGCGCGCTACCTCACGGACGAGGACCTGCCGGAGAAGGTGGGCGTGGTCGTCATCGACGTGAGCTTCATCTCGCTCACCCAGGTGCTGCCGTCGGTGCTGCCGTTCCTCTCACCGGGTGGCCTGCTCATCGCCCTGGTGAAGCCCCAGTTCGAGGTGGGCCCGGAGCGCGTGGGCAAGGGCGGCGTGGTGCGCGACCCGGAAGCGCGGCAGGACGCCATCGACACCGTGACGGCGTTCGTGCGCGAGCACGGGCTTACCGTGCGCGGGGTGATGGACTCGCCCGTGCCCGGGCCCGCCGGCAACGTGGAAGCGCTCCTCGTCGCCGACAGGCCCTGA
- a CDS encoding 1-deoxy-D-xylulose-5-phosphate synthase, with product MADVLSGVASPTDVRALPEDALPGLCEALREAIITTCGRVGGHLGASLGAVELIVALHRVFHTPQDALLFDVGHQAYAHKLLTGRRDRMHTLRQADGIAPFLDPRESHHDALAAGHACTAISAALGLLSGRRQLGHTGHVVAVVGDGALTGGLSFEGLNNAGGSPLPLVVVLNDNQMSISANVGAIPALLRTRNARAFFESLGFTYLGPVDGHDLGALTRALREAKASSRPVVVHALTKKGRGFPPAEADEQTRGHAMGPYEWRDGKLVRSRGGRPTYSEAFAQVLGDALERDPRVVAVTPAMLEGSALTGLKARFPDRVHDVGIAEQHAVTFCAGLAAAGAKPICVIYSTFLQRAYDQIVHDVCLPGLPVVFAVDRAGLVGADGATHQGAYDVSFLRPLPGLTQWAPVVGEDLGPMLATALQAPGPSVLRFPRGTLPDLPPEMAQGWADAPGPSSLGQPTHDARADAKGTMDSAASRLTPAALPIPGARWLKRVAGSRLTLVTLGPLGLSALEAARSEPDWSVLDARRAWPLDEAALLEAAAGGHVVVAEEGTVRGGLGSAVLELYAASGVSPRVTLLGMPDVFLPHGDARVQRTQLGLDAAGLRRAGRALLGEESR from the coding sequence ATGGCGGACGTGCTGTCCGGTGTCGCGTCTCCCACGGATGTGCGCGCGCTCCCCGAGGACGCGCTGCCCGGCCTGTGCGAGGCGCTGCGCGAGGCCATCATCACCACGTGCGGACGCGTGGGCGGCCACCTGGGCGCGTCGCTGGGCGCGGTCGAATTGATCGTGGCCCTGCACCGCGTCTTCCACACGCCGCAGGATGCGCTCCTCTTCGACGTGGGGCACCAGGCGTACGCGCACAAGCTGCTCACCGGCCGGCGCGACCGGATGCACACGCTGCGGCAGGCGGACGGCATCGCGCCGTTCCTGGATCCGCGGGAGAGCCACCACGACGCGCTGGCGGCCGGGCATGCGTGCACGGCCATCTCCGCGGCGCTGGGGCTGCTCTCCGGCCGGCGGCAGCTGGGCCATACGGGCCACGTGGTGGCGGTGGTGGGCGACGGCGCGCTCACCGGCGGCCTGAGCTTCGAGGGGCTCAACAATGCGGGGGGCAGTCCGCTGCCGCTCGTGGTGGTCCTCAACGACAACCAGATGTCCATCAGCGCGAACGTGGGCGCCATCCCCGCGCTCCTGCGCACGCGCAATGCCCGCGCCTTCTTCGAGTCGCTGGGCTTCACCTACCTGGGCCCGGTGGACGGGCACGACCTGGGCGCGCTCACGCGGGCGCTGCGCGAGGCGAAGGCGTCATCGCGCCCGGTGGTGGTGCACGCGCTGACGAAGAAGGGGCGCGGCTTCCCGCCTGCGGAGGCGGACGAGCAGACGCGCGGCCACGCGATGGGGCCGTACGAGTGGCGCGACGGCAAGCTGGTGCGCTCGCGCGGGGGACGGCCCACGTACAGCGAGGCCTTCGCCCAGGTATTGGGTGATGCGCTGGAGCGCGACCCACGCGTGGTGGCGGTGACGCCCGCGATGCTGGAGGGCAGCGCGCTCACCGGCCTGAAGGCGCGCTTCCCGGACCGCGTGCACGACGTGGGCATCGCGGAGCAGCACGCGGTGACGTTCTGCGCGGGGCTGGCCGCGGCGGGCGCGAAGCCAATCTGCGTCATCTACTCCACCTTCCTCCAGCGCGCGTACGACCAGATCGTCCACGACGTGTGCCTGCCGGGGCTGCCCGTCGTCTTCGCGGTGGACCGGGCGGGGCTCGTGGGCGCGGACGGCGCCACGCACCAGGGCGCCTACGACGTGTCCTTCCTCCGGCCGCTGCCGGGCCTCACGCAGTGGGCCCCGGTGGTGGGGGAGGACCTGGGGCCCATGCTCGCCACCGCGCTCCAGGCCCCCGGGCCCTCCGTGCTGCGCTTCCCGCGCGGCACCTTGCCGGATCTCCCGCCGGAAATGGCACAGGGCTGGGCGGATGCGCCGGGACCGTCCTCGCTCGGGCAGCCGACGCACGACGCGCGCGCTGACGCGAAGGGGACGATGGACTCCGCGGCCTCGCGACTGACGCCGGCCGCGCTCCCCATTCCGGGCGCCCGCTGGTTGAAGCGCGTGGCGGGCTCGCGGCTGACCTTGGTGACACTCGGGCCGCTGGGCCTGTCCGCGCTGGAGGCTGCCCGGTCCGAGCCGGACTGGAGCGTGCTGGACGCGCGCCGGGCGTGGCCCCTGGATGAGGCCGCGCTCCTGGAGGCCGCGGCGGGCGGGCACGTGGTGGTGGCGGAGGAGGGCACCGTCCGGGGCGGCCTGGGCAGCGCGGTGCTGGAGCTGTACGCGGCCTCCGGCGTGTCGCCTCGGGTGACGCTGCTGGGCATGCCGGACGTCTTCCTGCCGCACGGGGACGCGCGGGTGCAGCGCACGCAGCTGGGACTGGATGCGGCGGGCCTGCGGCGCGCGGGCCGTGCGCTGCTGGGAGAGGAGAGCCGGTGA